A window from Drosophila nasuta strain 15112-1781.00 chromosome 3, ASM2355853v1, whole genome shotgun sequence encodes these proteins:
- the LOC132790805 gene encoding G-protein coupled receptor Mth-like produces the protein MWILLLMIALTGINADIPDCDYYDTVRLSEDQKLPNGSYKYQNIIIPPELTGEYDYEIRMDGDSEKVSRHLRGCACRLGTCIRYCCPKNQKLVADERRCSEDIPELYDFDGFVDFVWRDGTEMKMPVSDDLIIQRDLPVPCSEHISINGQYTWKLLENGNISYLFVSDNSSNHRSKNQYCLQPQRFGNESRIQLIPQFCPDPRTIWPSVTLLILSIVCSVFTIAVYMGLPKLRNLHGICFICYLFMLVVAFLLLLFNNIFASSMSENQCKAIGYVGYFAVMSTFHWLSVISFDLWKSFRGTNYNEDYTVAYRFTIYSIIVWTSAAALTLIIFIIDSTLDPNDMDELPWMPGVGIYSCWVKTHDWSAMLYYYGPMSIQIIFNTTMFAMTAIRIFKVMDEMKNFQGRLSRNQRVQSRKEYGLFSRLFIVMGVPWTFEILSYFAQSDGVLKRIFLLFDYINCGQGILIFILFVLKRSVLKQLANSGWKQQNSKSMSLKVTRSTRNLSSSVYKQKECN, from the exons atgtggatattattattaatgattgCTCTAACCGGCATCAATGCCGATATACCCGATTGTGATTACTATGACACAGTGAGATTGTCGGAAGACCAGAAGTTACCAAATGGTTCGTACAAGTATCAAAATATCATAATTCCACCGGAACTAACTGGTGAATATGATTACGAGATTCGTATGGACGGAGACTCCGAGAAGGTTTCAAGGCATCTGCGCGGTTGTGCTTGTCGCTTAGGCACTTGCATACGATACTGTTGTCCCAAGAACCAGAAGCTCGTTGCCGACGAGCGTAGATGCAGCGAGGATATTCCGGAGTTATATGACTTTGATGGCTTTGTGGATTTCGTTTGGAGGGATGGCACCGAAATGAAGATGCCAGTCTCCGATGACTTAATCATACAAAGAGATCTTCCGGTGCCTTGCTCAGAGCATATCAGTATTAACGGTCAATACACATGGAAACTGCTGGAG aatggAAATATCTCATACCTATTTGTATCAGATAATTCAAGTAACCACCGATCCAAAAATCAATATTGTCTACAGCCTCAGCGATTTGGTAACGAATCAAGGATCCAACTGATTCCACAATTTTGCCCAGATCCGCGAACTATATGGCCAAGCGTAACGC tgCTTATACTGAGTATTGTTTGCTCCGTTTTTACGATCGCTGTCTATATGGGATTGCCAAAATTACGAAATCTTCATGgaatttgtttcatttgttaCTTGTTCATGTTGGTAGTGGCTTTTTTGTTACTACttttcaacaacatttttgcttCGTCTATGTCGGAAAACCAATGCAAAGCAATTG GTTACGTTGGATACTTTGCTGTAATGTCGACATTTCATTGGCTCAGTGTTATAAGCTTCGATTTGTGGAAGAGCTTTCGGGGCACCAACTATAACGAAGATTATACAGTCGCATATCGGTTCACCATCTATAGCATAATTGTCTGGACATCTGCGGCTGCTTTAACcctaattatatttattattgatagCACTTTGGATCCAAATGATATGGATGAACTACCTTGGATGCCAGGAGTGGGAATATACTCCTGCTGGGTCAAAA CCCATGATTGGTCTGCAATGCTCTATTATTATGGGCCTATgtcaatacaaattattttcaatacgACAATGTTTGCCATGACG GCGATTAGAATTTTCAAAGTGATGGATGAGATGAAGAATTTCCAAGGGCGACTATCACGCAATCAACGTGTCCAGTCGAGGAAGGA GTATGGTTTATTTTCCCGACTTTTCATTGTTATGGGAGTTCCTTGGACTTTCGAGATACTTTCGTATTTTGCACAATCTGATGGCGTTCtcaaaagaatatttttactttttgattACATCAATTGTGGTCAGGGTATTCTCATATTCATATTGTTTGTGCTAAAGCGTAGTGTTCTTAAGCAATTAGCAAATAG tgGTTGGAAGCAGCAGAATTCAAAGTCGATGTCATTGAAAGTAACACGATCAACACGGAATTTATCCTCCTCTGTATATAAACAAAAGGAATGCAATTGA